In Aegilops tauschii subsp. strangulata cultivar AL8/78 chromosome 3, Aet v6.0, whole genome shotgun sequence, one genomic interval encodes:
- the LOC141042848 gene encoding uncharacterized protein yields MDICKVMHHFRECAWVQINAGDTALMWSDNLQLDGQVSTLQLRYPRLYSYVKDPWITILEFLDSQDIFQHFHLPLSSQAFDDLNILQSMLGGLNRTPGSKDNWFWKGTAKGYSPKLFCSHTFASASFNPLTAWIWKSSCTMKIKVFAWMLIMDRLNTKDMVDRRHWHLEDGVNCALCPLQTRETRDHQFFNCNFSVRVWNYLQIDWASGDSMAHLVLNASRSFRKPFFTEVVFIACWNIWIIRNAKVFRHERARFNRWRSAFIHDITLMQYRVKVAFKDDLLRWISFLPP; encoded by the coding sequence ATGGATATTTGCAAGGTCATGCATCATTTTAGGGAGTGTGCTTGGGTTCAGATTAATGCAGGGGACACTGCTCTCATGTGGTCAGATAATTTGCAATTGGATGGTCAGGTGTCTACCCTCCAACTCAGATATCCAAGGCTCTATTCCTATGTTAAGGACCCCTGGATCACTATTCTTGAGTTCTTGGACTCTCAGGACATTTTCCAGCACTTCCACCTTCCTTTGTCCAGCCAGGCTTTTGATGATCTGAATATTCTCCAGTCCATGTTAGGTGGCCTTAATAGAACACCTGGGTCCAAGGATAATTGGTTTTGGAAGGGCACTGCAAAGGGATACTCACCAAAGTTGTTTTGCTCTCACACTTTTGCTTCAGCATCTTTCAACCCTTTGACTGCTTGGATCTGGAAGTCCTCTTGTACAATGAAAATCAAAGTTTTTGCTTGGATGCTTATTATGGacaggttgaacaccaaggacatgGTGGATAGGAGACACTGGCATTTGGAGGATGGAGTAAACTGTGCTCTTTGTCCTTTGCAGACTAGGGAAACCAGGGATCATCAGTTCTTCAATTGCAACTTTAGTGTCAGAGTTTGGAACTATCTGCAAATTGATTGGGCTTCTGGTGACTCCATGGCTCATCTGGTTCTTAATGCTAGCAGGAGTTTTAGGAAGCCCTTCTTCACTGAAGTGGTGTTCATTGCTTGCTGGAATATCTGGATCATCAGGAATGCTAAGGTCTTCAGGCATGAGAGGGCTAGATTTAATAGATGGAGATCTGCTTTCATCCATGACATCACTTTAATGCAATATAGAGTGAAAGTTGCCTTCAAAGATGATCTTCTTCGCTGGATTTCATTTCTGCCACCTTGA